A portion of the Drosophila innubila isolate TH190305 chromosome 3L unlocalized genomic scaffold, UK_Dinn_1.0 0_D_3L, whole genome shotgun sequence genome contains these proteins:
- the LOC117787430 gene encoding adenylyl cyclase X E-like, whose translation MATLRTVQCDSAEFELSLIEGDVEDKRVAMLCFEPWVVTQNVLMILMLTIFFYGLPLVFKVGLLVFISVSHILTIEAYIFAWKRTRSTNVGLQAELAHIWNIVTMCLVVMLQELHVTYISKVNYHSKLRYEEKLRQTENRTRSIQIILSNILPTHVVDIFLDRARGEELFYENYNKVAVMFAYIENFQPDKVGLRVLNEYICYYDDLLAEYVSNFKVEKIKVIGWTYMAACGLQPENMTDFSKRRPERHRKQRSIFRRNGLSFRAAEEHELPRRSTFQPRYVHPELKTDDNCVLTMLNFALDMLRVMQDIALQNMYLDYGGSMRGQLKIGVSHGPVMAGVVGLSPPHYDIWGHPVNMASRMTSTGVLGAIQVTENTALILRYFDIKCDYRGMTHVKGVGEIPTYLVAMDETLNFQNYDDEEMDTLLIINDSTVPSSPVESRVVFIDVPESVSDDTEKENEKGTETDRKPGGGTDHSQSYS comes from the exons ATGGCCACTTTGCGTACG GTTCAATGCGACTCAGCCGAATTTGAACTTAGCCTTATTGAGGGTGATGTGGAAGACAAACGAGTGGCAATGCTTTGCTTTGAGCCTTGG GTGGTAACACAAAATGTGCTTATGATTCTCATGTTGACGATCTTCTTTTATGGTCTTCCCCTCGTCTTTAAAGTGGGATTGCTCGTCTTCATTAGTGTCTCCCACATTTTAACCATAGAGGCGTACATTTTTGCCTGGAAGCGAACTCGTTCGACCAATGTTGGTCTACAAGCGGAACTAGCTCATATCTGGAATATCGTAACCATGTGCTTGGTGGTAATGCTTCAGGAGCTCCATGTGACCTATATAAGTAAAGTGAATTATCA CTCCAAGTTGCGCTATGAAGAGAAACTCAGGCAGACTGAGAATCGCACTCGATCTATACAGATAATACTGTCCAATATCTTGCCTACCCATGTGGTTGATATATTCCTGGATCGTGCTCGGGGTGAGGAGCTCTTCTATGAGAACTACAACAAGGTAGCCGTCATGTTTGCCTACATCGAGAACTTTCAACCGGATAAAGTGGGTTTAAGGGTGCTCaatgaatatatttgttaCTACGATGATCTATTGGCTGAATACGTGAGCAATTTCAAAGTGGAGAAGATCAAGGTTATTGGCTGGACTTATATGGCAGCTTGTGGTTTGCAGCCGGAAAACATGACGGATTTCTCAAAACGCCGGCCGGAACGTCATAGAAAACAACGCAGCATTTTCAGAA GGAATGGCCTCAGTTTTCGAGCTGCGGAGGAACACGAACTGCCAAGACGTAGCACCTTTCAGCCACGTTATGTTCATCCGGAGCTTAAGACCGATGACAATTGTGTACTGACCATGCTCAACTTTGCTCTGGACATGCTGCGTGTCATGCAGGACATTGCCCTGCAGAACATGTACCTGGATTACGGAGGATCCATGCGGGGACAGCTGAAGATCG GCGTCTCTCATGGTCCTGTTATGGCCGGAGTTGTGGGTCTGTCACCGCCTCATTATGACATCTGGGGACATCCCGTCAACATGGCCTCACGGATGACTTCCACCGGAGTCCTGGGCGCCATACAGGTCACCGAGAATACGGCTTTGATATTGCGTTACTTTGACATCAAGTGCGATTATCGGGGAATGACGCATGTCAAGGGCGTCGGAGAGATTCCCACGTATTTGGTCGCCATGGATGAGACTCTGAATTTCCAGAACTACGACGATGAGGAGATGGATACGTTGCTGATCATTAATGATAGTACTGTGCCGTCTTCTCCCGTCGAATCTCGAGTAGTGTTCATTGATGTGCCCGAGTCCGTGAGCGATGACACAGAGAAGGAGAATGAGAAAGGCACGGAAACGGATCGCAAACCGGGAGGAGGAACCGATCATTCCCAATCTTATAGTTAA
- the LOC117787397 gene encoding cytochrome b reductase 1 isoform X2, translating to MLFSLGNENKSNMDPSLINFKVLYVVTQLCGLTMIVLVGTWVGQHLGGLGGSANPKLEFNWHPLFMTIGFIFLYGNSILVYRGFRTTRKKTLKLTHAGIHLAAFILTVIALKTVFDSHNLVDPPIPNLYSLHSWLGLSAVIIFGLQYVAGFMAFLVPGMRENYKIALMPLHIYFGLFGFVLAIASAVMGITEKAIFALGANYSTLPASAVLANIIGVLYVIFGGLVVYLATEPSYKRKPLAEDTALLSGATNE from the exons ATGCTCTTCTCGCTGG gCAACGAGAACAAGTCCAACATGGATCCATCGCTGATCAACTTCAAGGTGCTGTATGTGGTGACACAGCTGTGTGGACTGACGATGATTGTGCTCGTTGGGACTTGGGTTGGTCAACATTTGGGTGGATTGGGTGGCTCAGCGAATCCCAAGTTGGAGTTTAATTGGCATCCGTTGTTTATGACCattggatttatttttttgtatggcAATT cCATATTGGTGTATCGCGGTTTTCGCACCACGCGCAAGAAGACATTGAAACTCACCCACGCCGGCATCCATTTGGCCGCCTTCATACTGACGGTGATTGCCCTGAAGACAGTCTTCGATTCGCATAATCTGGTCGATCCCCCAATTCCAAATTTGTACTCACTGCACTCTTGGCTTGGCCTCTCGGCTGTCATCATCTTTGGCCTGCAATATGTGGCTGGTTTCATGGCATTCCTGGTGCCGGGAATGCGGGAGAATTACAAGATTGCCCTGATGCCGTTGCACATTTATTTTGGACTCTTTGGATTTGTTTTGGCCATTGCCAGCGCCGTCATGGGAATCACCGAGAAGGCCATTTTTGCATT GGGTGCCAACTATTCGACGTTGCCCGCTTCTGCAGTGTTGGCCAACATCATTGGTGTTCTCTATGTGATCTTTGGTGGCCTCGTTGTCTACCTGGCCACAGAGCCGTCCTACAAGCGTAAACCCCTTGCCGAGGACACGGCTCTGCTCTCCGGCGCTACCAATGAGTAG
- the LOC117787397 gene encoding cytochrome b reductase 1 isoform X1 yields MSKDLDIEQATQATKTSTSMSTSIEVKAEPVAVVELTTTTTNTAAATTNGENNGKAEQQQQQQPKTTLTTITEQVQPITIVNADAAANIGNENKSNMDPSLINFKVLYVVTQLCGLTMIVLVGTWVGQHLGGLGGSANPKLEFNWHPLFMTIGFIFLYGNSILVYRGFRTTRKKTLKLTHAGIHLAAFILTVIALKTVFDSHNLVDPPIPNLYSLHSWLGLSAVIIFGLQYVAGFMAFLVPGMRENYKIALMPLHIYFGLFGFVLAIASAVMGITEKAIFALGANYSTLPASAVLANIIGVLYVIFGGLVVYLATEPSYKRKPLAEDTALLSGATNE; encoded by the exons ATGTCAAAGGATTTGGACATTGAGCAGGCGACGCAGGCGACAAAAACGTCAACATCGATGTCGACCTCAATCGAAGTTAAAGCCgagcctgttgctgttgttgagctgacaacaacaacaacaaatacagcagcagcaacaacaaatggtgAAAATAATGGCAAGgctgaacagcaacaacaacaacaaccaaaaacaacattaacaacaataacagaacAAGTGCAGCCAATAACAATTGTTAACGCCGATGCGGCTGCGAATATag gCAACGAGAACAAGTCCAACATGGATCCATCGCTGATCAACTTCAAGGTGCTGTATGTGGTGACACAGCTGTGTGGACTGACGATGATTGTGCTCGTTGGGACTTGGGTTGGTCAACATTTGGGTGGATTGGGTGGCTCAGCGAATCCCAAGTTGGAGTTTAATTGGCATCCGTTGTTTATGACCattggatttatttttttgtatggcAATT cCATATTGGTGTATCGCGGTTTTCGCACCACGCGCAAGAAGACATTGAAACTCACCCACGCCGGCATCCATTTGGCCGCCTTCATACTGACGGTGATTGCCCTGAAGACAGTCTTCGATTCGCATAATCTGGTCGATCCCCCAATTCCAAATTTGTACTCACTGCACTCTTGGCTTGGCCTCTCGGCTGTCATCATCTTTGGCCTGCAATATGTGGCTGGTTTCATGGCATTCCTGGTGCCGGGAATGCGGGAGAATTACAAGATTGCCCTGATGCCGTTGCACATTTATTTTGGACTCTTTGGATTTGTTTTGGCCATTGCCAGCGCCGTCATGGGAATCACCGAGAAGGCCATTTTTGCATT GGGTGCCAACTATTCGACGTTGCCCGCTTCTGCAGTGTTGGCCAACATCATTGGTGTTCTCTATGTGATCTTTGGTGGCCTCGTTGTCTACCTGGCCACAGAGCCGTCCTACAAGCGTAAACCCCTTGCCGAGGACACGGCTCTGCTCTCCGGCGCTACCAATGAGTAG
- the LOC117787397 gene encoding cytochrome b reductase 1 isoform X3: MDPSLINFKVLYVVTQLCGLTMIVLVGTWVGQHLGGLGGSANPKLEFNWHPLFMTIGFIFLYGNSILVYRGFRTTRKKTLKLTHAGIHLAAFILTVIALKTVFDSHNLVDPPIPNLYSLHSWLGLSAVIIFGLQYVAGFMAFLVPGMRENYKIALMPLHIYFGLFGFVLAIASAVMGITEKAIFALGANYSTLPASAVLANIIGVLYVIFGGLVVYLATEPSYKRKPLAEDTALLSGATNE, translated from the exons ATGGATCCATCGCTGATCAACTTCAAGGTGCTGTATGTGGTGACACAGCTGTGTGGACTGACGATGATTGTGCTCGTTGGGACTTGGGTTGGTCAACATTTGGGTGGATTGGGTGGCTCAGCGAATCCCAAGTTGGAGTTTAATTGGCATCCGTTGTTTATGACCattggatttatttttttgtatggcAATT cCATATTGGTGTATCGCGGTTTTCGCACCACGCGCAAGAAGACATTGAAACTCACCCACGCCGGCATCCATTTGGCCGCCTTCATACTGACGGTGATTGCCCTGAAGACAGTCTTCGATTCGCATAATCTGGTCGATCCCCCAATTCCAAATTTGTACTCACTGCACTCTTGGCTTGGCCTCTCGGCTGTCATCATCTTTGGCCTGCAATATGTGGCTGGTTTCATGGCATTCCTGGTGCCGGGAATGCGGGAGAATTACAAGATTGCCCTGATGCCGTTGCACATTTATTTTGGACTCTTTGGATTTGTTTTGGCCATTGCCAGCGCCGTCATGGGAATCACCGAGAAGGCCATTTTTGCATT GGGTGCCAACTATTCGACGTTGCCCGCTTCTGCAGTGTTGGCCAACATCATTGGTGTTCTCTATGTGATCTTTGGTGGCCTCGTTGTCTACCTGGCCACAGAGCCGTCCTACAAGCGTAAACCCCTTGCCGAGGACACGGCTCTGCTCTCCGGCGCTACCAATGAGTAG
- the LOC117787398 gene encoding elongator complex protein 5 — protein MLSNLIVTNQKVVLIIDQLNRERIATKFIDSLLQEQGKGAEKVKVLPIGTQLKHVDNIETLLNNNNNNPAEPTKTTTNTACNVILPTLADLLCYHCPAHIFDFINKLRRSEQVSRVFLWASPHLLPHVDAEYILAGCEYLAELVLRLETDTTLSLLSRKPGGAVSNKRYSCQVSKTEFKVTPLSESLEGKPTAVKQEDAVQAADPGAGGTFKIELDEDEVVARNALTLPYERTSDTAEGNIIYTPDADDDFDDEDPDEDLLI, from the exons atGCTTTCCAATTTGATTGTGACCAATCAGAAGGTCGTGCTAATAATTG ATCAACTGAATCGCGAGAGAATCGCAACAAAGTTCATTGACAGCTTGCTGCAAGAGCAGGGCAAGGGGGCTGAAAAGGTGAAGGTGCTGCCAATTGGCACGCAACTCAAGCACGTGGACAACATTGAGACACtgctgaacaacaacaacaacaacccagCTGAACcaacaaaaaccacaacaaataCAGCTTGCAATGTCATATTGCCAACACTCGCCGATTTGTTGTGTTATCATTGCCCCGCCCACATCTTTGACTTTATCAACAAGCTGCGTCGCAGCGAGCAAGTGAGTCGCGTCTTCCTCTGGGCCTCCCCTCACCTCCTGCCCCATGTGGACGCGGAGTATATACTTGCCGGCTGCGAGTATCTAGCGGAGTTGGTTCTCCGTCTGGAGACAGACACCACATTGTCCCTGTTATCCCGCAAGCCCGGCGGCGCTGTCAGCAACAAACGCTACTCGTGTCAAGTCTCCAAGACGGAGTTCAAGGTTACACCTCTCTCGGAGTCTCTGGAGGGGAAACCAACAGCTGTCAAGCAAGAGGATGCCGTCCAGGCTGCCGATCCTGGCGCTGGCGGCACCTTTAAAATCGAACTGGACGAGGATGAAGTCGTGGCACGCAATGCACTCACTTTGCCATACGAGCG CACCAGCGATACAGCAGAGGGCAACATTATATATACACCCGATGCAGATGATGATTTCGATGATGAGGATCCCGATGAGGATCTGTTGATCTAA